One region of Oxalobacteraceae bacterium OTU3CAMAD1 genomic DNA includes:
- a CDS encoding TMEM165/GDT1 family protein has translation MEAFLVSTGIVALAEIGDKTQLLAFVLAAKFRRPLPIIAAIFIATIANHAFAAAIGTWITGLLGPDTLRWVLGASFLAMAAWTLVPDKLDDEDTRLAGYGVFMTTLIAFFVAEMGDKTQVATVALAARYDALIAVVCGTTLGMMIANVPAVYLGDRIANRVSLKLVHGIAAAVFAVLGVATLMGAGASLGV, from the coding sequence ATGGAAGCATTCCTCGTCTCCACAGGCATTGTCGCTCTCGCAGAAATCGGCGACAAAACCCAGCTGCTCGCTTTCGTCCTGGCCGCCAAATTCCGTCGTCCGCTGCCCATCATCGCCGCGATCTTCATCGCCACCATTGCCAACCACGCGTTCGCGGCGGCCATCGGCACCTGGATCACCGGCCTGCTGGGGCCCGACACCTTGCGTTGGGTGCTGGGCGCCTCGTTCCTGGCGATGGCCGCATGGACCCTGGTGCCCGACAAGCTCGATGACGAGGACACGCGCCTGGCCGGCTACGGCGTATTCATGACCACCCTGATCGCCTTCTTCGTCGCCGAGATGGGCGACAAGACGCAGGTGGCCACGGTGGCGCTGGCGGCGCGCTACGACGCGCTGATCGCCGTCGTCTGCGGCACCACGCTCGGCATGATGATCGCCAACGTCCCGGCGGTCTACCTTGGCGACCGGATCGCCAACCGCGTCTCGCTCAAGCTGGTGCACGGCATCGCCGCCGCCGTCTTCGCGGTGCTCGGCGTGGCGACGCTGATGGGCGCCGGCGCCAGCCTCGGCGTCTAA
- a CDS encoding M1 family metallopeptidase, with protein MPIKKTLSALVLTALMSLAAHADPLSYARYDQVRTSDLYLDLKADFGRKTLGGYAELTLNWIDKSARTLVLDTNELNIAKVQVLNPGGRWTSASFMLDKLDVQKGRALRIALPFQPQKVRVYYRTAPSAAALQWMSPAQTMSGKRPFMFSQSQDINARSWAPVQDTPAVRFTYSARIDAPAGLRVLMSADNDPAATGDGGWKFKMAQPIPSYLLAIAIGEIEVRKLGPRSAVYAEPARIEAAASELADTEKMISAAESLYGPYRWERYDMIVLPPSFPYGGMENPRLTFLTPTMIAGDRSLVDLIAHELAHSWSGNLVTNASWKHMWLNEGFTTYVTTRIVEKIYGTEIAEMNLQVEQEEALVSLLTVPASKQALSTRGPDTDPSTYADGGLIYPKGAWFLRTIEQRAGREVFDPFLRGWFDQHAFKSATTEEFVEYLKKNLLDAHPEYMPQAELDEWLYAPGIPATAVRAVSPRLAALDAQRAAWLKGELPTADLGGKAWIALEWMHFLNAIEGKATAAQMQELDQAFGLAKSGNNEIAYRFYLGSVKAGYNVRDPLNKFLMSVGRQKFVVPLYTALLKNPADKDWARAVYAKARDHYHPVTQASVDKQFKLNK; from the coding sequence ATGCCTATCAAGAAGACACTGTCCGCGTTGGTGCTTACCGCACTGATGTCGCTTGCCGCCCACGCCGATCCGCTGAGCTACGCGCGCTACGATCAGGTCCGCACCAGCGACCTGTATCTGGACCTGAAGGCCGATTTCGGCCGCAAGACGCTGGGCGGCTACGCCGAGCTGACATTGAACTGGATCGACAAGTCGGCCCGCACACTGGTGCTGGACACGAACGAACTCAATATCGCCAAGGTGCAGGTGCTCAATCCGGGCGGCCGCTGGACCTCGGCCTCCTTCATGCTCGACAAGCTCGATGTGCAGAAGGGACGTGCGCTGCGCATCGCGCTGCCGTTCCAGCCGCAGAAGGTGCGCGTGTACTACCGCACCGCGCCGTCGGCCGCCGCGCTGCAGTGGATGTCGCCTGCGCAGACCATGTCGGGCAAGCGTCCGTTCATGTTCAGCCAATCGCAGGACATCAACGCCCGCTCTTGGGCGCCGGTGCAGGATACGCCGGCGGTGCGCTTCACCTACAGCGCCCGCATCGACGCGCCGGCCGGCCTGCGCGTGCTGATGAGCGCCGACAACGACCCCGCCGCCACCGGCGACGGCGGCTGGAAGTTCAAGATGGCGCAGCCGATTCCTTCCTACCTGCTGGCCATCGCCATCGGCGAGATCGAGGTCCGCAAGCTCGGTCCGCGCTCGGCGGTCTACGCCGAACCGGCCCGCATCGAGGCCGCCGCCAGCGAGCTGGCCGACACCGAGAAGATGATCAGCGCCGCCGAGAGCCTGTACGGGCCTTACCGGTGGGAGCGCTACGACATGATCGTGCTGCCGCCGTCGTTCCCGTACGGCGGCATGGAAAATCCGCGCCTGACCTTCCTCACGCCGACCATGATCGCGGGCGACCGCAGCCTGGTCGACCTGATCGCGCACGAACTGGCGCACTCGTGGTCCGGCAACCTGGTGACCAACGCCTCGTGGAAGCATATGTGGCTCAACGAAGGCTTCACCACCTACGTCACCACCCGCATCGTCGAAAAGATCTACGGCACCGAGATCGCCGAGATGAACCTGCAGGTCGAGCAGGAGGAGGCGCTGGTCTCGCTGCTGACCGTGCCCGCCTCCAAGCAGGCCCTGTCCACCCGCGGCCCGGACACCGATCCGTCGACCTACGCCGACGGCGGCCTGATTTATCCGAAGGGCGCGTGGTTCCTGCGCACCATCGAGCAGCGCGCCGGGCGCGAGGTGTTCGATCCCTTCCTGCGCGGCTGGTTCGACCAGCACGCGTTCAAGTCCGCCACCACCGAGGAATTCGTCGAGTACTTGAAAAAGAACCTGCTCGACGCGCACCCCGAGTACATGCCGCAGGCGGAGTTGGATGAATGGCTGTACGCACCCGGCATCCCCGCCACCGCCGTGCGCGCGGTCTCGCCGCGCCTGGCCGCGCTGGACGCGCAGCGGGCCGCGTGGCTCAAGGGCGAACTGCCGACCGCCGATTTGGGCGGCAAGGCCTGGATCGCGCTCGAGTGGATGCACTTCCTGAACGCCATCGAAGGCAAGGCCACCGCCGCGCAAATGCAGGAGCTGGACCAGGCGTTCGGCCTGGCCAAGAGCGGCAACAACGAGATCGCGTACCGCTTCTACCTGGGCTCCGTCAAGGCGGGCTACAACGTGCGCGACCCGCTCAACAAATTCCTCATGAGCGTGGGCCGGCAGAAGTTCGTGGTGCCGCTGTATACCGCGCTGCTGAAAAACCCGGCCGACAAGGACTGGGCGCGCGCCGTCTACGCCAAGGCGCGCGACCACTATCATCCGGTGACGCAGGCTTCGGTCGACAAACAATTCAAGCTGAATAAATGA
- a CDS encoding serine hydrolase has protein sequence MMKFSRAFVSAALVAALCTASCPALAAPDAGAAASAAATAASTAPVPAFNLDADVNRALKTFGVPGMAIAIVKDGKVVTAKGYGVRKLGEPKPVDAKTLFEVASNSKAFTAAALAMLVDEGKIAWDDPVTKHLPGFQMYDAYVTGAMTVRDLLTHRSGLGLGAGDLLWWPTTSFSTDEIISRLRYIKPATSFRNSYAYDNLLYIVAGKIIAEKDGKPWGDAIRDRILTPLGMDGTTTSVAAMLASADYAAPHSKVNDKAVVVRPIPVPNAVGAVGLNTSAEDVARWMNLLLNDGKTADGKQLISAKQLAEMWTQQTPMRIREPKPALAATKANFAAYGLGFNLRDYKGRKIAMHGGALVGFYSTVLMVPEERLGIAILTNAENGPAMTALYWRILDQYLKVPATDWIKLYAEQEATAHKEELERLGKEHTERAAKSSPSLPLASYDGAYEDPWYGKVTIAAEGGKRVMRFARTPDLTGELEHFQHDTFIVRWKERSFNADAYVTFALNPNGSIERMRMEPISTETDFSYDFRDLNFTPSPK, from the coding sequence ATGATGAAGTTCTCCCGTGCCTTCGTATCGGCCGCGTTGGTGGCGGCGCTTTGCACGGCATCCTGCCCGGCGCTCGCCGCGCCGGACGCCGGCGCCGCCGCAAGCGCAGCCGCAACCGCCGCCTCCACGGCGCCGGTCCCCGCGTTCAATCTCGACGCCGATGTCAACCGCGCCCTCAAGACCTTCGGTGTCCCGGGCATGGCCATCGCCATCGTCAAGGACGGGAAGGTCGTCACGGCCAAGGGCTACGGCGTGCGCAAGCTGGGCGAGCCCAAGCCGGTCGACGCCAAAACGCTGTTCGAGGTGGCGTCCAACTCCAAGGCCTTCACCGCCGCCGCGCTGGCGATGCTGGTCGACGAGGGCAAGATCGCCTGGGACGATCCGGTCACCAAGCACCTTCCGGGCTTCCAGATGTACGACGCCTACGTCACCGGCGCGATGACGGTGCGCGACCTGCTCACGCACCGCAGCGGCCTGGGTCTGGGCGCCGGCGATCTGCTGTGGTGGCCGACCACCAGTTTCAGCACCGACGAGATCATCTCGCGGCTGCGCTACATCAAGCCGGCCACCAGCTTCCGCAACAGCTACGCCTACGACAACCTGCTTTACATCGTCGCCGGCAAAATCATCGCCGAGAAGGACGGCAAGCCGTGGGGCGACGCCATCCGCGACCGCATCCTGACGCCGCTCGGCATGGACGGCACCACCACCAGCGTGGCCGCGATGCTGGCGAGCGCCGACTACGCGGCGCCGCACAGCAAGGTCAATGACAAGGCGGTGGTGGTCAGGCCGATCCCGGTACCGAACGCGGTCGGCGCGGTGGGCCTGAACACCAGCGCCGAGGACGTGGCGCGCTGGATGAATTTGCTGCTCAACGACGGCAAGACGGCGGACGGCAAGCAGCTGATCAGCGCCAAGCAGCTGGCCGAGATGTGGACCCAGCAAACGCCGATGCGCATCCGCGAGCCGAAACCGGCGCTGGCGGCGACCAAGGCCAACTTCGCCGCCTATGGACTGGGCTTCAACCTGCGCGATTACAAGGGCCGCAAGATCGCCATGCACGGCGGCGCGCTGGTGGGGTTCTATTCGACGGTGCTGATGGTGCCCGAGGAAAGGCTGGGCATCGCGATCCTGACCAACGCCGAAAACGGCCCGGCGATGACGGCGCTGTACTGGCGCATCCTCGACCAGTACCTGAAGGTGCCGGCCACCGACTGGATCAAGCTGTACGCGGAGCAGGAGGCGACGGCCCACAAGGAGGAGCTGGAGCGCCTGGGCAAGGAGCACACGGAGCGCGCCGCCAAGTCGTCGCCATCGCTGCCGCTGGCGTCCTACGACGGCGCGTATGAAGATCCATGGTACGGCAAGGTCACCATCGCCGCCGAAGGCGGCAAGCGCGTGATGCGCTTCGCCCGCACGCCGGACCTGACGGGGGAGCTGGAGCACTTCCAGCACGATACCTTCATCGTCCGGTGGAAGGAGCGCAGCTTCAACGCCGACGCCTACGTCACGTTCGCGCTGAACCCGAACGGCAGCATCGAGCGCATGAGGATGGAGCCGATTTCGACCGAGACGGACTTCAGCTACGACTTCCGTGATCTGAACTTCACGCCCTCGCCGAAGTAA
- a CDS encoding aspartate 1-decarboxylase — translation MQRVMLRAKLHRVTVTQADLNYEGSCGIDMDLLEAADILPNEHIDLYNVNNGERFATYAIPGLRGTGEISLNGAAARKAHLGDLLIICTYAPMTEEQIADYKPKIVFVDAQNKITGMKK, via the coding sequence ATGCAACGAGTTATGCTGCGTGCCAAGCTGCACCGGGTTACGGTCACGCAGGCGGATCTGAACTACGAGGGTTCCTGCGGTATCGACATGGATCTGCTGGAGGCGGCCGATATTCTGCCGAACGAGCATATCGATCTGTATAACGTGAACAACGGCGAGCGTTTCGCGACCTACGCGATTCCGGGCCTGCGCGGCACCGGCGAGATCTCGCTGAACGGCGCGGCGGCCCGCAAGGCGCACCTGGGCGACCTGCTGATCATCTGCACCTACGCGCCGATGACCGAAGAGCAGATCGCCGACTACAAGCCGAAGATCGTGTTCGTCGATGCGCAGAACAAGATCACCGGCATGAAGAAATAA
- a CDS encoding Crp/Fnr family transcriptional regulator has product MNQAFLEHRAKYRDAVTQRYRVTPEMYDEVSRLLAPIAAPVSMRKGEYLQHIGVLAQSVYWLHSGVARTGFLTEAGNEVTLYFRTDGQAAAAHDDLLRANRNELSHNFVIAETAVHGYRIDWVALSDLAGRHGVLRDYYLKASEHGIIDQGKRLYLSVCPALGRLAAFRRDYPGLEHRISQKVVASFLGVTPQYMSHLLRQDAAENKRS; this is encoded by the coding sequence ATGAATCAGGCATTCTTAGAGCACAGGGCAAAGTACCGGGACGCCGTCACACAGCGCTACCGCGTGACGCCGGAAATGTACGACGAGGTTTCGCGCCTGCTGGCGCCGATCGCCGCGCCGGTCAGCATGCGCAAGGGCGAGTACCTTCAGCACATCGGCGTGCTGGCGCAAAGCGTGTACTGGCTGCACAGCGGCGTCGCCCGCACCGGCTTCCTCACGGAGGCCGGCAACGAGGTGACCTTGTACTTCCGCACCGACGGCCAGGCCGCCGCCGCCCACGACGATCTGCTGCGCGCGAACCGCAACGAGCTGTCGCACAATTTCGTCATCGCCGAAACGGCGGTCCACGGCTACCGCATCGACTGGGTCGCGCTGAGCGACCTGGCCGGGCGCCACGGCGTATTGCGCGACTATTATCTGAAGGCCTCCGAGCACGGCATCATCGACCAGGGCAAGCGGCTGTACCTAAGCGTGTGCCCGGCCCTGGGCCGGCTGGCGGCGTTCCGGCGCGACTATCCGGGCCTGGAGCACCGCATCTCGCAAAAGGTAGTGGCGTCCTTCCTCGGCGTCACGCCGCAGTACATGTCGCATCTGCTGCGCCAGGACGCGGCCGAGAACAAACGCAGCTAA
- the aqpZ gene encoding aquaporin Z, with product MKQYGAEFFGTFWLVLGGCGSAVLAAAFPGVGIGLLGVSLAFGLTVLTMAYAIGHISGCHLNPAVSIGLWAGGRFPVNKLLPYIVAQVLGAIVAGGVLYVIATGKAGFDVAGGFASNGYGEHSPGGYSLTAALVTEVVMTMMFLLIILGATDERAPKGFAPLPIGLGLTLIHLISIPVTNTSVNPARSTGVALYVGDWATAQLWAFWVAPIVGALLGAAIYRFIGKPEEVSAATSPRKAA from the coding sequence ATGAAACAATATGGCGCGGAATTTTTCGGAACATTTTGGCTGGTGCTCGGCGGCTGCGGCAGCGCCGTGCTGGCGGCGGCCTTTCCCGGCGTCGGCATCGGCCTGCTCGGCGTGTCGCTGGCGTTCGGCCTGACGGTGCTGACGATGGCCTACGCCATCGGCCACATCTCCGGTTGCCACCTCAATCCGGCGGTGTCGATCGGCCTGTGGGCCGGCGGCCGCTTCCCGGTCAATAAACTGCTACCGTATATCGTGGCGCAGGTGCTGGGCGCGATCGTCGCCGGCGGCGTGCTGTATGTGATCGCCACCGGCAAGGCCGGCTTCGACGTGGCGGGCGGCTTCGCCTCCAACGGCTACGGCGAGCACTCGCCGGGCGGCTACTCGCTGACGGCGGCGCTGGTGACCGAGGTGGTGATGACGATGATGTTCCTGCTGATCATACTGGGCGCCACCGACGAACGCGCGCCGAAGGGCTTCGCGCCGCTGCCGATCGGCCTGGGGCTGACGTTGATCCACTTGATCAGCATCCCGGTCACCAACACCTCCGTCAATCCAGCGCGCAGCACCGGCGTGGCGCTGTATGTCGGCGACTGGGCCACCGCGCAGCTGTGGGCGTTCTGGGTCGCGCCTATCGTCGGCGCGCTGCTGGGCGCCGCCATCTACCGCTTCATCGGCAAGCCGGAAGAAGTGAGCGCGGCGACCAGCCCACGCAAAGCGGCGTAA